A window of Caretta caretta isolate rCarCar2 chromosome 11, rCarCar1.hap1, whole genome shotgun sequence contains these coding sequences:
- the RIF1 gene encoding telomere-associated protein RIF1 isoform X4 → MLLHFLMGPEVLAFSKQNKLLLNLEPLQYPLISSPSFFCKHASTLINAVQEGFIAIGKEVPDAMLNIIWKHMIDFVKAAIESGNKKERQGSEMLTLLLQALKNIVTSSTLPVQKTLSLIEITIKELPSKVLGSPAYQVADMDLLNGTPALFLIQLPFRDNLLEWCVTDERFFLNLEVLVGCVLSGPTSPLAFSESVFCIINQCAKQVENKEHLWRMWSIVVNPLTEWINQTSEVNQGDALEHNFNAVYSALLLPMSHIFPIQEFPQPTMKSLLRTWSELYKTFARCAALVATAEENLCCEELCAKISGLEDEALVNLSMVDGLTHIVSVMVDCINFTPYGTKYQPKNRSPQTPTDWSKRKKEPLGKLASLFKLLVKLINSFHMLSSKDTQSETLISVGASVIAILHNIISHVSLPSMIRSMFATLSKPLAMFYERTKLADVSRVYSSLSNKLEKLLGEIIVCLQSHYTGFYDSDLLEQLSPLLCIIFLHKSKQIRNQSAQFWNATFAKATVLTYPEELKSILSQAKKKILLLLPGFESVELVEESSGPFSDATENSQWDAKISGIEVKSDGKRDSLLAQANGLKDKTTTAHVTTAKLKLEFSSSKTKPSEILLEEEKSVDFVVIPLETKARLLTEHQKEVLRTKRIDIPAMYNNLDASQDTALFSQYSQNQEDSLLKTSLIEEPKEDLEKKPQDERTKSNVHNSTHEITGNCRSSEPLENSVNIEDKSITHVPESSDLNCEEDLKKSITEMVAKESLVGEDSKKHATETVAKEPSVGTENTSNVSSSSSSSDVISGTPQPASRRQSFITLEKFDSSENRPFSPSALNRLSGASGTVAVLDKQESIDAPKTPSKIEKPKEENKSSSKSEFEGTVTGLKRLSRRQIKTQHGEIRQSELLTDLELEKSIQESVVATHLENKSGTPSQTEETKCILDTQTQAPNSTVIESTTIEHKQIVDGVEEEEKCKGSNLDSKENTPPVVAISIDQISNDDNQVPQMSPNQKTLRRSSRRRSEIAENTTDSQDKENSHQKKDKRKDDEKSFQKRVPQIKEDASKKSVSEKAVDAKENANKKECNFHEKTAAEDIGPKESHTSRSLQEEMNKNAKKSESDNLKSGIDDVQDSSSDITSQKKTRGRTRYQTRRASQGLLSSIENSESDSSETREESTKRKRSGKWKNKSDPLQSKVKEEKESQNQELSSQEIVTEIKNLSEVKNKGETSSEVDKDTVLISQACDVKNKKMYTDINESTGIIEVAKTSVGGQNTNVEQNKTNILGEPFMNPCISEPVLKTKQANKSLDKQRSVEGCSAIILSEFAAVATTSDSVLSSEKPLQILECQHKRSKRMRRSKSYNCCGENSQQQEKSFTELKNVDNHAQSEHKNTCIQITMTALETSSNDSHFEERLSVEPCAMSTPLLPIKKSSFAKDSERGIKSENDLEENAIPVEEDLEKPSYIKSKTCDPVIEEQEPEPTNLVDSIEQCLTDCVSKESIESCLPLENGTEPEATEKEEMSQNEQMEEISDAETVNKPDQTKINEPKHDQNEAEKTENTPIKAYVPQDSEIKEEGLIFTETAVAATVPENVASDQEGAEESDNVDSPQKLKELDSVALVKVNESPNEVQTRCIWSPSASPSTSILKRGVKRHQEDDSPSPANKIRRVSFANPIYQEGLADDIDRRSPVVRCHSSSNSSPSLRSFKISSNTQAKHITTPTKGLLSPGSRNAKFKSSKKCLITEMAKESLPCPTESVYPALVGCKAPVDIILPQITSNIWARGLGQLIRAKNIKTVGDLSTLTAVEIKTLPIRSPKVSNVKKALRGYHEQQMKARGFDEIAVLEDREKAENVIDEKHFSTDEERLATDLSEQVALSTDRQPTTDLLSQVSALAAQLTSEDLHSYSGSQLFEMQEKLGSMTNCIMKNLQSRWKSPPNESSV, encoded by the exons gGAACACCAGCTTTGTTCTTAATTCAGCTACCTTTCCGTGATAATCTGTTGGAATGGTGTGTAACAGATGAGAG GTTCTTCCTAAACTTGGAAGTCCTTGTGGGTTGTGTTTTGTCTGGCCCCACATCTCCTCTGGCTTTCAGTGAGTCCGTGTTCTGCATTATTAATCAGTGTGCAAAACAGGTGGAAAATAAGGAACATCTTTGGAGAATGTGGAGTATTGTAGTTAACCCATTGACTGAATGGATTAACCAG ACTAGTGAAGTAAATCAGGGAGATGCATTGGAACACAACTTTAATGCTGTTTACAGTGCACTGCTGTTACCCATGAGCCACATTTTCCCTATTCAAGAATTTCCACAG ccCACTATGAAGTCCTTGTTGCGCACCTGGTCAGAGCTGTATAAAACATTTGCCCGCTGTGCTGCTTTAGTGGCAACAGCAGAAGAAAATTTGTGCTGCGAAGAACTTTGTGCCAAAATATCTGGACTAGAAGATGAAGCCCTAGTA AACCTGTCAATGGTGGATGGTCTCACCCATATTGTATCAGTTATGGTTGACTGCATCAACTTTACACCATATGGTACTAAATATCAGCCAAAAAATAGAT CCCCACAGACACCTACGGATTGGTCTAAGAGGAAAAAGGAACCTCTTGGAAAACTGGCCTCCCTCTTTAAACTTCTAGTGAAGTTGATAAACTCTTTCCATATGCTCAGTTCTAAAGATACCCAGTCAGAAACATTGATCTCGGTTGGTGCTTCAGTTATTGCTATTCTTCACAACATCATCAGCCATGTTTCTTTGCCTTCGATGATCAGAAGTATGTTTGCAACTCTGTCAAAACCACTTGCAATGTTTTATGAAAGAACAAA GCTTGCTGATGTATCTAGAGTGTACAGTAGTCTCAGCAACAAG ttAGAAAAGCTTTTGGGAGAGATCATTGTATGTTTACAATCCCACTATACTGGATTTTATGATAGCGACCTATTAGAGCAGCTCTCTCCATTGCTGTGCATAATCTTTCTGCATAAAAGTAAACAAATACGCAACCAAAGTGCTCAGTTCTGGAATGCAACATTTGCTAAAGCTACAGTGTTAACGTACCCTGAAGAATTAAA ATCCATATTAAGCCAAGCCAAAAAGAAAATTCTGCTTTTACTACCTGGCTTTGAAAGTGTTGAGTTAGTGGAAGAATCCAGTGGTCCATTTTCTGATGCT ACAGAAAATTCCCAGTGGGATGCAAAGATCAGTGGAATAGAAGTAAAATCAGATGGAAAAAGGGATTCCTTGCTGGCACAGGCCAATGGTCTGAAAGACAAGACTACCACTGCTCATGTAACAACAGCAAAG CTGAAACTAGAATTTTCATCTTCAAAGACAAAACCAAGCGAGATACTTCTGGAAGAGGAGAAATCTGTTGATTTTGTGGTTATTCCTTTGGAAACAAAAGCAAGACTATTGACAGAACACCAAAAAGAAGTTCTTAGGACAAAGAG AATTGATATTCCTGCTATGTACAATAATCTGGATGCATCCCAAGACACTGCCTTATTTTCTCAGTATTCTCAGAACCAGGAAGATTCTTT attaaaaacatCTTTAATAGAAGAGCCGAAAGAAGATCTTGAAAAGAAACCTCAG GATGAgaggacaaaaagcaatgtgcACAATAGTACACATGAAATCACTGGGAACTGCAGATCAAGTGAACCTCTTGAGAATTCTGTGAATATTGAAGACAAATCCATCACTCATGTTCCAGAAAGTTCAGATTTAAATTGTgaggaggatttaaaaaaaagtataacaGAAATGGTTGCAAAGGAGTCTTTAGTAGGAGAGGATTCAAAAAAACATGCAACTGAAACAGTTGCAAAGGAGCCTTCAGTTGGAACTGAAAACACTTCAAATGTCAGCAGCAGTTCATCTTCTAGTGATGTTATTTCTGGAACACCGCAACCTGCCAGCCGAAGACAGTCCTTTATTACTTTGGAAAAGTTTGATAGTTCAGAGAACAGACCCTTTAGCCCTTCTGCATTGAATAGACTATCAGGAGCATCTGGGACTGTTGCTGTTCTAGATAAACAGGAAAGCATAGATGCACCAAAGACTCCCTCCAAAATAGAAAAACCTAAAGAGGAGAATAAAAGTTCTTCAAAATCTGAATTTGAAGGAACAGTTACTGGGTTAAAAAGGTTGAGTCGCAGGCAAATTAAAACACAGCATGGAGAAATTAGGCAATCCGAGTTGTTAACAGATTTAGAACTGGAGAAAAGTATACAGGAGTCTGTTGTTGCCACCCACTTGGAAAATAAATCTGGCACACCTAGTCAAACGGAAGAGACAAAATGCATTCTAGATACTCAAACACAGGCTCCCAATTCTACAGTGATAGAGAGTACAACAATAGAGCATAAACAAATTGTGGATGGtgtagaagaggaagaaaaatgtaaaGGATCCAATTTGGATTCCAAAGAAAATACACCTCCAGTGGTTGCTATATCTATTGATCAGATATCTAATGATGACAATCAAGTTCCACAGATGTCTCCTAATCAGAAAACACTAAGACGTTCTTCAAGACGACGGTCAGAAATTGCAGAAAATACAACAGACAGTCAAGATAAAGAAAACAGTCACCAAAAAAAGGACAAACGTAAAGATGATGAAAAGTCTTTCCAGAAGAGGGTGCCACAAATTAAAGAGGATGCATCCAAGAAATCTGTTTCTGAAAAAGCTGTAGATgcaaaagaaaatgcaaataaaaaagaGTGCAACTTTCATGAGAAGACTGCTGCAGAAGACATTGGCCCAAAGGAGTCACACACTTCAAGGAGTCTTcaagaggaaatgaacaaaaatgCCAAGAAATCTGAAAGTGATAACTTGAAATCTGGAATAGATGATGTTCAAGATTCTAGTTCGGATATAACAAGCCAGAAAAAGACAAGGGGGCGCACCCGGTATCAAACAAGAAGAGCTTCACAAGGATTGCTTTCTAGTATAGAAAATTCTGAGTCTGATAGCTCTGAGACAAGAGAAGAAAGTACCAAAAGGAAAAGAtctggaaaatggaaaaataaaagcgATCCTCTTCAAAGCaaagtgaaagaagaaaaagagagccaaaatcaggagctgtctTCACAAGAAATAGTAACTGAAATTAAGAATCTGTCTGAAGTAAAAAATAAAGGTGAAACAAGTTCTGAAGTCGACAAAGATACTGTATTGATATCTCAGGCATGTgatgtgaaaaacaaaaaaatgtatacaGATATTAACGAATCTACAGGAATTATAGAAGTGGCAAAGACTTCAGTTGGTGGGCAGAACACAAATgtagaacaaaataaaaccaacatATTGGGAGAACCCTTCATGAACCCATGCATATCTGAACcagttttgaaaacaaaacaggcAAATAAATCACTTGATAAGCAAAGAAGTGTAGAAGGCTGTAGTGCAATCATTCTATCTGAATTTGCAGCAGTAGCTACTACTTCAgactctgttctttcctctgaaAAACCTCTGCAGATACTTGAGTGCCAGCACAAAAGAAGCAAGAGGATGAGAAGATCAAAGAGCTACAATTGCTGTGGTGAAAACTCTCAACAGCAAGAAAAGTCattcactgaattaaaaaatgTAGATAACCATGCACAAAGTGAGCATAAAAACACATGTATTCAGATAACTATGACTGCATTAGAAACTTCTTCTAATGATTCTCATTTTGAAGAAAGGCTGTCTGTGGAACCTTGTGCAATGAGTACACCATTGCTTCCCATTAAGAAATCTAGTTTCGCTAAGGATTCAGAAAGAGGAATAAAATCTGAGAATGATTTGGAAGAAAATGCTATTCCAGTGGAGGAAGATCTAGAGAAACCATCATATATCAAAAGTAAAACTTGTGACCCTGTCATTGAGGAGCAAGAGCCAGAGCCCACCAATCTAGTTGACAGTATTGAACAGTGTTTGACTGACTGTGTTTCGAAAGAGTCCATAGAAAGTTGTCTTCCTTTGGAGAATGGCACAGAGCCAGAAGCTACAGAAAAGGAGGAAATGAGTCAAAATGAGCAAATGGAGGAGATATCTGACGCAGAAACTGTTAACAAACCTGACCAAACAAAGATAAATGAGCCAAAACATGATCAGAATGAAGCAGAAAAGACTGAGAACACTCCTATAAAAGCATACGTCCCTCAAGATAGTGAGATAAAGGAGGAAGGTTTAATATTCACTGAAACTGCAGTGGCAGCTACAGTGCCTGAAAATGTAGCCTCAGACCAGGAGGGTGCAGAAGAAAGTGACAATGTGGATTCTCCTCAGAAACTGAAGGAGCTTGATTCTGTAGCTTTGGTTAAGGTTAATGAAAGCCCCAATGAAGTGCAGACACGCTGCATTTGGTCTCCTTCTGCTTCTCCATCCACCAGTATTTTAAAGAGGGGAGTAAAAAGACATCAAGAGGATGATTCCCCATCACCTGCTAACAAG ATTCGTCGAGTCTCTTTTGCAAATCCAATTTACCAAGAAGGATTGGCAGATGACATCGATAGGAGAAGTCCCGTTGTTAGGTGTCATTCTTCTTCAAATAGTTCACCATCTTTGCGAAGTTTTAAAATTTCATCTAATACCCAAGCCAAG CATATTACCACTCCAACCAAAGGACTTCTGTCCCCAGGATCTCGTAACGCTAAATTTAAGAGCTCAAAGAAGTGTTTA ATTACTGAAATGGCCAAGGAGTCGCTGCCTTGTCCTACAGAGAGTGTGTACCCTGCATTGGTAGGCTGTAAAGCTCCAGTTGACATAATTTTACCTCAGATTACATCAAACATTTG GGCAAGAGGTTTGGGGCAGCTCATTCGAGCAAAGAATATTAAGACAGTGGGTGACCTGAGTACTCTGACAGCAGTTGAAATCAAAACTCTTCCTATCCGTTCTCCTAAAGTTTCCAATGTTAAAAAGGCTCTTAGAGGATATCATGAGCAACAG ATGAAGGCTCGTGGATTTGATGAAATTGCAGTCCTTGAAGACAGAGAGAAGGCAGAAAATGTCATAGATGAGAAACATTTTTCCACAGATGAAGAAAGACTTGCAACTG atTTGAGTGAACAAGTTGCTTTGAGCACAGATAGACAGCCCACAACAGATCTCTTGAGCCAGGTCAGTGCACTTGCTGCTCAGCTAACCTCTGAAGATCTCCACAGTTATTCGGGGAGCCAACTTTTTGAAATGCAAGAGAAACTTGGTAGCATGACAAACTGTATTATGAAAAATTTGCAGTCCCGTTGGAAGTCACCACCCAATGAAAGCTCTGTTTAG